Proteins encoded together in one Thermoplasmatales archaeon BRNA1 window:
- a CDS encoding Site-specific recombinase, DNA invertase — protein MTGLNEGKRAVIYARVSTKGQADSGVSIETQLKVCRQWCDSQGVTVVAEFHDDGVSGTTTDRDEFAAMIATIISKEPDFLVLYDTSRITREGNDKYNKLVQALEGFKCGVVYPGMGGITADSQAARFVVPFKTTTDSILVKESTSKTRESVDRLISEGVHVSRSAGFVFEEDIPLMPKGRVLLEDRVREKKDSDGTVVRTMTRKTVIASEKAFFDLVDRGASIEVIAEMWGLGRHCLTEAVKGKSRCKKESCPIPDRYPEYVRRLQAAKDAGIYDSMFEPYRKNIRDRARKEREQCRKAMERRVDGNKGSESLGKAVGDDGKKGVES, from the coding sequence ATGACAGGCCTGAACGAAGGCAAACGTGCGGTCATCTACGCACGCGTGTCCACGAAGGGACAGGCGGATTCGGGAGTGTCCATCGAGACCCAATTGAAGGTATGCCGCCAGTGGTGCGATTCCCAGGGCGTGACCGTCGTGGCGGAGTTCCACGATGACGGCGTATCCGGGACCACCACCGACAGGGACGAATTCGCTGCCATGATCGCCACGATAATCAGCAAGGAACCCGACTTCCTGGTATTGTACGACACATCGAGAATCACCAGAGAAGGGAACGACAAGTACAACAAGCTGGTGCAGGCCCTGGAGGGATTCAAGTGCGGCGTCGTCTACCCCGGGATGGGCGGGATAACCGCGGATTCCCAGGCCGCGAGGTTCGTCGTTCCGTTCAAGACCACCACCGATTCCATTCTGGTGAAGGAGAGCACGAGCAAGACCAGGGAGTCCGTGGACCGTCTCATAAGCGAAGGTGTCCACGTATCCCGTTCTGCCGGATTCGTGTTCGAGGAGGATATCCCCCTTATGCCAAAGGGCAGGGTTCTGCTTGAGGACCGTGTAAGGGAGAAGAAGGATTCCGACGGGACAGTGGTCCGCACGATGACCAGGAAGACCGTCATAGCTTCGGAGAAGGCCTTCTTCGATCTCGTTGACAGAGGGGCCTCGATTGAAGTGATAGCAGAGATGTGGGGATTGGGCCGCCACTGCCTCACCGAGGCGGTGAAAGGGAAGTCCCGCTGCAAGAAGGAGAGCTGTCCGATCCCGGACCGCTACCCCGAGTACGTAAGAAGACTTCAGGCGGCGAAGGACGCGGGCATCTACGACTCCATGTTCGAGCCGTACAGGAAGAATATCCGCGACCGGGCGAGGAAGGAACGCGAACAGTGCCGTAAGGCCATGGAAAGAAGGGTTGACGGAAACAAGGGTTCGGAATCCCTCGGAAAAGCCGTCGGAGACGACGGAAAGAAGGGGGTGGAATCGTGA
- a CDS encoding Exonuclease produces MVLIIDTETTGLRGIPEDRVLEIGIAEYDEVSGKISPVYSEMIRYDDIVEFDSKYVNPDGSRRIWIYRNSDMRVEDTLNAPKDLDTVVKEVREIVSGKEVTSYNVGFDFGKFLYQEPWNIRNMVTRKIDIMKLATTKVYELADSDSIEDKGLQERLLREREDSCYPEKWVRSIDAYRVLCPEDPMGLEGMRHRAIDDAVMEGWILKQLVY; encoded by the coding sequence ATGGTTCTGATCATCGACACGGAGACCACCGGTCTGAGGGGGATTCCCGAGGACAGGGTGCTGGAGATAGGCATAGCGGAGTACGACGAGGTTTCGGGGAAAATCTCCCCGGTATATTCGGAGATGATCCGCTACGATGACATCGTGGAGTTTGATTCCAAGTATGTGAACCCCGATGGATCCCGGAGGATATGGATCTACAGGAACTCCGACATGAGGGTGGAGGATACGCTGAACGCCCCCAAGGACCTGGACACGGTGGTGAAGGAGGTACGGGAGATCGTCTCCGGGAAGGAGGTCACGTCCTACAACGTGGGATTCGATTTCGGGAAGTTCCTCTATCAGGAGCCGTGGAATATCCGCAACATGGTGACGAGGAAGATCGACATCATGAAGCTCGCTACCACCAAGGTGTACGAGCTGGCGGATTCGGATTCGATTGAGGATAAAGGATTACAGGAGAGGCTGCTGAGGGAGAGGGAGGATTCCTGTTATCCCGAGAAGTGGGTGAGATCCATAGACGCGTACCGTGTGTTGTGCCCGGAGGACCCGATGGGACTGGAGGGGATGAGGCACAGGGCGATAGACGATGCGGTGATGGAGGGGTGGATACTAAAACAACTCGTTTACTGA
- a CDS encoding TATA-box binding protein (TBP), component of TFIID and TFIIIB, with product MKMENIVCSGSFNQELDLNLLSSRCPYVQYKKNRYPGAYLKFDGHSVTIYRTGKYIMPGMRSFEDIRQSFDKVKEILSPYADTSKFTAPVVRNIVCSSNIEHELNLSTIYFELVSRDLDVVYEPEAFPGMILKIQDCTYNVFSSGKFLILGCTSELEAKNADDYFLNLIDTL from the coding sequence ATGAAAATGGAAAACATCGTTTGTTCGGGTTCTTTTAATCAGGAACTCGATCTCAATTTGTTGTCTTCCAGATGTCCATATGTCCAATACAAGAAAAATCGTTATCCTGGTGCGTATCTAAAATTTGACGGCCATTCGGTAACGATCTACCGTACTGGAAAATACATCATGCCAGGAATGAGATCCTTCGAGGATATTCGACAATCTTTTGATAAAGTAAAGGAAATCCTTTCACCTTATGCCGATACATCGAAATTCACTGCACCAGTAGTTAGGAATATAGTGTGTTCATCTAACATAGAACACGAATTGAATCTAAGTACCATATATTTTGAATTGGTATCAAGGGACCTAGATGTGGTGTATGAACCAGAGGCGTTTCCGGGAATGATCCTGAAGATACAAGATTGCACCTACAATGTGTTCTCATCTGGGAAGTTCTTAATCCTAGGTTGTACCTCCGAATTAGAAGCGAAGAATGCTGATGATTATTTCCTGAATCTGATTGATACACTCTAA
- a CDS encoding Molybdenum cofactor biosynthesis enzyme: MNTETTSVRKFRSANIHIYGKCNYRCEHCFDRCLTKNYMRPADWVDTLTFLKEYGVEKINLAGGEPTLYPFLDQMCYLVKGMGFKLSIVSNGSLMTEDWMERMEGVVDWIGLSIDSVDEEDEILIGRGRGGHLENIVQVAQMARRHGIKVKLNITVVRRSWMKDFKPFIERVNPDRVKCFRALTLKNANDDIPDTWSITDEQFDDFRRRHEDIGNIVFEDNEDMVSSYVMFDPMGRWMVDSGYEKRFISFEVVRREGLDREVDVDKYFGRNAVYDW, encoded by the coding sequence ATGAACACAGAAACTACCTCAGTCAGGAAGTTCAGGTCTGCGAACATCCACATCTACGGAAAGTGCAACTACCGCTGTGAGCACTGTTTCGACAGATGCCTCACGAAGAACTACATGAGGCCGGCCGACTGGGTCGACACCCTCACCTTCCTGAAGGAGTACGGGGTCGAGAAGATCAACCTTGCCGGAGGGGAGCCTACTCTGTATCCCTTCCTGGACCAGATGTGCTATCTGGTCAAGGGGATGGGCTTCAAGCTCTCAATCGTCAGCAACGGCTCTCTGATGACCGAGGACTGGATGGAGAGGATGGAGGGAGTGGTCGACTGGATTGGCCTCTCCATCGACTCCGTCGACGAGGAGGACGAGATCCTCATCGGCAGGGGAAGGGGAGGGCACCTGGAGAACATCGTGCAGGTCGCACAGATGGCCCGCAGGCACGGAATCAAGGTGAAGCTCAACATCACCGTGGTCAGGAGGAGCTGGATGAAGGACTTCAAGCCCTTCATCGAGAGGGTCAACCCCGACCGTGTCAAGTGCTTCAGGGCGCTCACCCTGAAGAACGCCAACGACGACATCCCAGACACCTGGTCCATCACGGACGAGCAGTTCGATGACTTCAGGCGCAGGCACGAGGACATCGGGAACATCGTCTTCGAGGACAACGAGGACATGGTCTCCTCGTACGTGATGTTCGACCCCATGGGAAGGTGGATGGTCGACAGCGGGTACGAGAAGAGGTTCATCTCCTTCGAGGTAGTCCGCAGGGAGGGCCTGGACAGAGAGGTGGATGTTGACAAGTACTTCGGCCGCAACGCCGTCTATGACTGGTGA
- a CDS encoding type I site-specific deoxyribonuclease, HsdR family, producing MVGKKEVLKYKDEKQLIDNWATILFENNRDIDRLNDCPLTEGEKKQLMQMVKSKGSPFLLNKLVNGRTLSIQRDNEKDKLHYGKTVSLSIYDRNQIAGGKSRYQIAQQPLFIPESEMDRKRRGDLTLLINGMPVIHIELKKSGIPVNQAVNQIRKYRDEGKFEGLFSLIQVFVAMTPEDHLYFANPGLSEFNPKFFYRWADAENKICADWKEVVQNLLFIPMAHKLVGFYTVPDKSDKKLKVLRSYQIFAVEKISSALDVAHWTRAERRGGYVFHTTGSGKTLTSFKAASLVASDGKVDKSLFLADRKELGFQTLNEYQNFASGMIAVQDTEDTVELYTKLKSNNIEDKLIVTSIQKMALLSNDYGHNPEFSTISSKRIAIIVDECHRSTFGKMLRDIEDALPVAKYFGFSGTPIYDENNKDGGTTSDLFGEELCKYTITDGLRDGNVLAFDLRMEAFDEKSTRVAVALNECKAKSELEALSDPEKKRVFLKWTDRAQTTMVEVEKKIPKTQYEEPKYYESVVDNVLKDWISISFANKFHAIFAASSIPEAIDYYRLFKKNAPQLKITALFDEHDGNEQFSPTKVKAIKEILEDYNDTFVKSFRPEKYELFKKDVNMRLAHKEDYEGIDNNPEKQLDLVIVVDMLLTGFDSKWVNALYLDKMLENEHIVQAFSRTNRVLDDDKQFGVIKYYRYPYTMEKRIEKAFKLYSGERASEMFVSKLPERLESINNYYKMIKSLFDSENITYFERLPKSEQSKISFSKLFPELRRSVHSAFVQDFRWDKKDRKYVFENGKIIIVDLTEEIYKILETRYKELFPRTRGPNPPIPPYDLDTSLTEYSTERVDFKYMNSRFEIYRKAIQSDTDPETVEEFLAELSRSFASLSETDQGFATKIVSDLSSGQLYVSDDETFQELLIRYKNKKLTDEIKRISESIGIDESQLRLIMLSNPTEQNLNEYNRFDKMVDGIDLVKAKTFLEDKIKSSIPPHKVKSKARTYLREYILNGGFDA from the coding sequence ATGGTTGGGAAAAAAGAAGTACTCAAGTACAAAGACGAGAAACAATTAATCGACAATTGGGCCACGATTCTTTTTGAAAACAACCGTGACATCGATCGCTTAAACGATTGCCCCTTGACAGAAGGTGAAAAGAAACAACTTATGCAAATGGTTAAGAGCAAAGGTTCTCCATTTTTACTGAATAAGTTAGTTAACGGGAGAACATTATCAATCCAGAGAGATAATGAGAAGGATAAACTCCACTACGGAAAAACCGTTAGTTTAAGCATTTATGATCGGAATCAAATTGCAGGCGGGAAGAGTAGATACCAGATTGCCCAGCAGCCACTTTTTATTCCCGAATCGGAGATGGATAGGAAGCGTCGTGGAGATCTCACTCTGTTGATTAACGGAATGCCAGTCATTCACATCGAATTAAAAAAGAGCGGAATTCCAGTTAATCAAGCTGTAAATCAAATACGCAAATATCGCGATGAAGGGAAGTTCGAAGGTCTGTTCTCGTTAATTCAGGTATTTGTTGCAATGACTCCTGAGGATCATCTTTATTTTGCCAATCCGGGATTATCAGAGTTTAATCCTAAATTCTTCTACAGATGGGCAGATGCAGAAAATAAAATTTGTGCTGATTGGAAAGAAGTTGTGCAGAATCTTCTGTTTATTCCCATGGCTCACAAACTTGTCGGATTTTATACTGTCCCAGATAAGAGTGATAAAAAACTCAAGGTTCTGCGCAGTTATCAGATCTTCGCAGTTGAAAAAATATCCAGTGCTCTAGATGTTGCACATTGGACTCGTGCTGAAAGGCGTGGGGGGTATGTATTCCACACCACGGGGTCCGGAAAGACACTTACTAGTTTCAAAGCCGCATCTCTGGTTGCCAGTGATGGAAAGGTGGACAAATCTCTATTCTTAGCTGACAGGAAAGAGTTGGGATTTCAGACGCTTAACGAATACCAGAATTTCGCTTCTGGTATGATTGCAGTTCAGGATACTGAAGACACTGTAGAGTTATATACGAAGCTGAAAAGCAACAATATAGAGGACAAACTGATTGTCACTTCAATTCAAAAAATGGCTCTTTTGTCCAATGATTATGGGCACAATCCTGAATTTTCAACGATTTCTTCCAAACGTATAGCCATCATCGTTGATGAGTGTCATCGTTCGACTTTTGGAAAAATGCTTCGCGATATCGAAGATGCGTTGCCAGTGGCTAAATATTTTGGTTTTTCAGGAACACCAATTTATGACGAAAACAATAAAGATGGTGGAACAACAAGTGATTTGTTCGGTGAAGAACTATGTAAATACACTATTACAGACGGGCTAAGAGATGGAAATGTTCTTGCTTTTGATCTTCGTATGGAAGCATTTGACGAAAAATCTACTCGGGTTGCTGTAGCATTAAATGAATGTAAAGCGAAATCTGAGTTAGAAGCACTTAGTGATCCAGAAAAGAAACGTGTATTTTTGAAATGGACAGATCGTGCACAAACTACCATGGTGGAAGTTGAAAAAAAGATTCCAAAAACTCAGTATGAAGAACCAAAATACTATGAGAGTGTTGTCGACAATGTATTGAAAGATTGGATTTCAATCAGTTTTGCTAACAAATTCCATGCAATTTTTGCTGCTTCATCGATTCCAGAAGCAATCGATTATTATAGATTGTTCAAGAAAAATGCTCCACAATTGAAGATTACCGCTTTGTTTGATGAACATGATGGGAATGAGCAATTTTCCCCCACCAAGGTCAAAGCTATCAAGGAGATTCTGGAGGATTACAACGATACATTTGTGAAATCATTTAGACCTGAAAAGTACGAATTATTCAAAAAAGATGTCAACATGCGTTTGGCTCACAAAGAAGATTACGAAGGAATTGACAACAACCCTGAGAAACAACTCGATCTAGTGATTGTTGTTGATATGTTACTCACAGGATTTGATTCAAAATGGGTAAACGCCCTATATCTGGATAAGATGCTCGAAAATGAGCATATTGTTCAAGCCTTTTCAAGAACCAACAGAGTACTCGATGATGACAAACAATTTGGAGTCATCAAATATTATCGCTATCCATATACCATGGAAAAGAGGATTGAAAAAGCTTTCAAACTATATTCAGGAGAAAGAGCCTCAGAAATGTTTGTGTCCAAGTTGCCTGAGCGCTTGGAGAGTATAAACAATTACTACAAAATGATCAAGTCTCTTTTCGATAGTGAAAATATCACCTATTTTGAAAGGTTACCCAAATCTGAACAATCCAAAATTAGTTTCAGTAAATTGTTCCCTGAGTTGAGAAGAAGTGTTCACTCTGCGTTTGTTCAAGATTTCAGATGGGACAAAAAAGATAGAAAATATGTGTTCGAAAATGGCAAAATCATTATTGTGGATTTGACCGAGGAGATATACAAAATCTTGGAAACACGCTACAAGGAATTATTCCCAAGAACACGCGGTCCGAATCCACCAATACCTCCATATGACCTTGATACCTCGCTTACCGAGTATTCAACGGAAAGGGTAGATTTCAAATATATGAATTCAAGGTTTGAGATATACCGCAAGGCCATCCAATCTGATACAGATCCTGAGACAGTTGAAGAATTCTTAGCTGAGTTGTCACGCTCATTTGCTAGCTTGTCCGAGACAGATCAAGGATTTGCTACCAAGATTGTAAGTGACTTGTCCTCTGGACAATTGTATGTTTCTGATGATGAAACCTTCCAGGAATTATTAATTCGCTATAAGAATAAGAAATTAACAGACGAAATTAAACGTATTTCTGAGAGTATCGGTATCGATGAAAGCCAACTCAGATTGATTATGTTAAGTAATCCCACCGAACAAAATCTCAATGAATACAATCGTTTCGACAAAATGGTAGATGGAATTGATTTGGTTAAAGCCAAGACTTTCCTAGAGGATAAAATAAAGAGTTCTATACCGCCACATAAAGTAAAATCTAAGGCAAGAACCTATTTGCGGGAGTACATCCTTAATGGCGGATTTGATGCATAA
- a CDS encoding type I restriction system adenine methylase (hsdM): protein MSMDKQDLARTIYSTADELRGKIDASEYKNYVLGVLFYKFLSDKEKRDLCKEGWTEEIMKQDLNESDKETVIDCQVKNGYFISYDNLYSTWLANKDDFDISNVRDALNAFERLIDHNHSELFKDLFKTLRDGLGKLGSDSTEQTNNMRKLLEVLNDVPTDSKQDYDVLGFVYEYLLEQFASNSGKKAGEFYTPTEVSELMSVIVADHLKNREKITICDPTSGSGSLLLHIGKLSSETIDWDNIKYYAQDYSEDAYNLTRMNLIMKGVNHWNIFARNKDTLGDDWPLDLEQGGPLFVDAVVSNPPYSHKWTPKEDSRFSDYGLAPKSAADYAFLLHDLYHIKHDGIVAIVLPHGVLFRGNKEKDIRQQLVELNQIETIIGLPPNIFYNTSIETIIVILKKGRSDGSILFVNASKCFTKASKKNKLRAMDIKRISDAVLNRAEIPKFSRIVSKEEIQKAEYDLNIARYVDVSEDLESWDLRGSVCGGIPNREIDEYTDYWKCFPSLKGKLFGPLCSGYSKPIPANIRDTILSDTQVVNHFNEMRERLVGFDQFLVDNLVDGWDSINITKFKKDMTAELWTRLEGMELIDPYLAYQVLNDCMPPITTDIETLRNEGRDCLHKTVVHYVQKTSKGKTVPVPDGWDGVLFPKQFVLEELLTEEWKKYVGLQSEAEEIDVQIESIFEELDESWIEANPELFNDDCTKFDNASVKKYGNQMKKESLEEDSPEYQVREVSKLLEKKAALSKQTKLKKEELDKAVKVAVEGLTPEKEKELLTSKWVSPIMTQLNALDKEPIESFINKVTYLSSKYEHPLEETFRLIDEAERGLLSQLESLESSGPDAEAIDTLINLLKRE, encoded by the coding sequence ATGAGCATGGACAAGCAGGACTTGGCACGCACCATATACAGTACCGCTGATGAATTACGTGGAAAAATTGACGCCTCAGAATACAAAAATTACGTTTTGGGCGTACTATTCTATAAATTCCTTTCTGATAAAGAGAAAAGAGATCTGTGTAAAGAGGGATGGACAGAAGAGATAATGAAACAGGATCTCAATGAGTCCGACAAAGAAACGGTAATAGATTGCCAGGTAAAAAATGGCTATTTTATCAGTTACGATAACCTCTACTCAACTTGGTTGGCTAATAAAGATGATTTCGACATCTCTAATGTTAGAGATGCCCTTAATGCGTTTGAAAGGCTTATCGATCACAACCATTCTGAGTTGTTCAAAGATCTGTTCAAAACTCTGAGAGATGGCCTTGGTAAATTGGGTTCAGATTCGACAGAACAAACCAACAACATGAGAAAACTACTGGAGGTTTTAAATGATGTACCAACCGACAGTAAACAAGATTATGATGTGTTGGGTTTCGTTTACGAGTACCTTTTGGAGCAGTTTGCCAGTAATTCAGGAAAGAAAGCGGGAGAATTCTATACTCCAACCGAAGTTTCTGAACTTATGTCGGTTATTGTTGCCGATCATCTCAAAAATCGTGAAAAAATAACCATATGCGACCCAACTAGTGGTTCTGGTTCTCTTCTCCTTCACATTGGAAAATTATCATCTGAAACAATTGATTGGGATAACATCAAGTATTATGCGCAGGATTATTCTGAGGATGCATACAACCTCACCCGCATGAATTTGATAATGAAAGGGGTCAACCATTGGAATATTTTTGCTCGTAACAAAGATACATTGGGAGATGACTGGCCCCTCGATTTGGAACAGGGAGGACCATTATTTGTCGATGCTGTAGTATCCAACCCACCATATTCACACAAATGGACTCCAAAAGAAGATTCTAGGTTCTCAGATTATGGACTTGCGCCTAAAAGTGCGGCGGACTATGCCTTCCTGTTACACGATCTGTATCACATAAAGCATGATGGAATTGTTGCCATTGTTCTACCACACGGAGTATTATTCAGGGGCAATAAAGAAAAAGACATACGTCAGCAGCTTGTAGAACTCAATCAAATTGAAACAATAATCGGTCTCCCCCCAAACATCTTTTACAACACGTCTATTGAGACCATCATAGTAATTCTCAAAAAAGGCAGATCTGACGGCAGCATTCTATTCGTAAATGCTTCGAAGTGTTTCACTAAAGCTAGTAAAAAGAACAAACTGCGCGCCATGGATATTAAAAGGATATCAGATGCAGTTCTAAACAGGGCGGAGATTCCCAAGTTCTCTCGTATCGTATCTAAAGAAGAAATCCAAAAAGCCGAGTATGATCTTAACATTGCAAGATATGTCGATGTTTCTGAGGATTTAGAATCCTGGGACTTACGTGGATCGGTTTGTGGTGGAATCCCCAACAGGGAGATAGATGAATACACAGATTATTGGAAATGTTTCCCCTCCTTGAAAGGAAAGTTGTTCGGGCCATTATGTTCCGGTTATTCTAAGCCGATCCCCGCTAACATCCGTGACACAATCCTTTCGGATACTCAGGTAGTTAACCATTTCAACGAGATGAGGGAAAGACTTGTGGGATTTGATCAGTTCCTTGTAGACAACCTGGTAGATGGTTGGGACTCCATCAACATAACAAAATTCAAAAAGGACATGACGGCAGAACTATGGACAAGGCTGGAGGGTATGGAATTAATTGATCCATATCTAGCATATCAGGTTCTTAATGACTGTATGCCACCCATAACTACTGATATAGAAACTCTACGCAATGAGGGGCGTGACTGTCTCCATAAAACTGTAGTCCACTATGTACAAAAAACATCCAAAGGAAAAACTGTTCCAGTACCGGACGGGTGGGACGGAGTACTTTTCCCCAAGCAATTTGTTCTCGAAGAGTTATTGACTGAAGAATGGAAAAAATACGTTGGCCTTCAATCGGAAGCCGAAGAGATCGATGTACAAATCGAATCCATATTCGAAGAACTTGATGAATCTTGGATCGAAGCAAATCCTGAACTATTCAATGATGATTGTACGAAATTTGATAACGCTAGTGTGAAAAAATACGGCAATCAGATGAAAAAAGAGTCTTTGGAGGAGGATTCTCCAGAATATCAGGTAAGGGAAGTTTCTAAATTGCTTGAGAAGAAAGCAGCCTTATCTAAACAAACAAAACTCAAGAAAGAAGAATTGGACAAGGCTGTAAAAGTAGCGGTGGAAGGGCTTACACCCGAGAAAGAGAAAGAACTTCTGACTAGTAAATGGGTTTCACCAATAATGACTCAATTGAATGCCCTGGACAAAGAACCTATTGAGTCTTTCATCAATAAGGTTACTTACCTCTCCTCGAAATACGAACACCCTCTGGAAGAAACATTCAGACTAATTGATGAAGCCGAACGCGGTTTGCTTTCTCAATTAGAATCCCTCGAATCGAGTGGCCCAGATGCCGAGGCAATTGATACTTTGATTAATTTATTGAAGAGGGAATGA
- a CDS encoding Restriction endonuclease S subunit translates to MPDKKNPRIRFKKRSKDWEEVRFSDLYKKAIQKNDLSYGNRDIISVAKMYYAPNPLITNSEYLKTYNIFLRGDIAFEGNRSKHFAYGRFVENTIGDGIVSHVFKVFRPIKDYDIQYWKYAINEEKVMRSRLAVSTKSSTMMKELRDQDFLNEKIMIPPVDEQRRIGQLLSTLDQLIEYYERAIPIFDRLVKSRFIEMFSDHEKVPLTELATINMGQSPESSTYNDQGIGMPFYQGKTEFTDTFVEVKTYCSDPKKVAKPMDILMSVRAPVGAVNLTSQECCIGRGLAAITPKNGLADVWFLFNALKTMEQQISDLGVGSTFKAINKEDMKKIKIPLAPLDLQTQFSSFVNQVDKSKFMFMTKLQNLRNIKESMIEALLMVQ, encoded by the coding sequence ATGCCAGATAAGAAAAATCCCAGAATTAGATTTAAAAAACGTTCTAAGGATTGGGAAGAAGTTCGTTTTTCTGATCTTTACAAAAAGGCCATCCAAAAAAACGATTTGAGTTATGGGAATCGCGACATCATTTCAGTTGCGAAGATGTACTATGCTCCAAACCCGTTGATAACAAACAGCGAGTATCTGAAGACTTACAACATTTTTCTTCGCGGAGATATTGCATTCGAAGGAAATCGCAGCAAACATTTTGCTTACGGCAGATTCGTCGAGAATACAATCGGGGACGGAATCGTATCCCATGTTTTCAAAGTATTTCGTCCCATCAAAGATTATGATATACAATACTGGAAATATGCAATCAACGAGGAAAAAGTAATGCGCTCGCGTTTGGCTGTCTCCACTAAATCATCTACAATGATGAAAGAGCTTCGCGATCAAGATTTCCTTAATGAAAAAATAATGATTCCTCCGGTCGATGAACAACGTCGCATAGGGCAGCTGTTAAGCACACTTGATCAACTAATCGAGTATTATGAAAGAGCAATTCCGATTTTTGATAGATTAGTCAAATCAAGATTTATCGAAATGTTCTCAGATCATGAGAAAGTCCCACTAACAGAGTTGGCAACAATCAATATGGGTCAATCTCCGGAATCGTCAACTTACAACGACCAGGGTATTGGGATGCCTTTTTACCAGGGTAAAACGGAGTTTACAGATACGTTTGTAGAGGTCAAAACGTATTGTAGCGACCCTAAAAAAGTAGCAAAACCGATGGACATCCTGATGTCTGTACGCGCGCCTGTCGGTGCTGTCAATTTAACTAGCCAGGAATGTTGCATAGGCAGAGGTTTAGCTGCAATAACTCCAAAAAATGGCCTTGCAGATGTGTGGTTCTTGTTCAATGCCCTGAAAACAATGGAACAACAAATATCTGATCTTGGTGTGGGCAGTACTTTCAAAGCAATCAATAAAGAGGATATGAAGAAAATCAAGATTCCACTTGCACCTCTTGATTTGCAAACTCAGTTTTCATCCTTTGTCAACCAGGTCGATAAATCGAAATTTATGTTTATGACCAAACTCCAAAACTTAAGAAATATCAAAGAATCTATGATTGAAGCGTTATTGATGGTACAATGA
- a CDS encoding 5' nucleotidase, deoxy (Pyrimidine), cytosolic type C protein (NT5C) produces the protein MDIERIYFDMDDVLVDFTGGAREFCGIEIRGKNAVGDDVLFDSIRELGDFYMRVKPILGSLELFNDVREWYGDKVEILTAVPKPSRNLPTLGEDKIEWVKRYLGGDVVVNIVLRREKVGFVRNRGSVLIDDNAGNIKAWNEAGGTGVLFTDPVSAKMSLERIGIKCGKPR, from the coding sequence ATGGATATCGAACGGATCTACTTCGACATGGATGATGTGCTTGTGGACTTCACCGGGGGAGCAAGGGAATTCTGCGGCATCGAAATCAGGGGCAAGAATGCCGTGGGTGATGATGTCCTGTTCGATAGCATCCGTGAACTGGGCGACTTTTACATGAGGGTAAAACCGATTCTCGGTTCATTGGAACTATTCAACGACGTTCGTGAATGGTACGGCGATAAGGTGGAGATTCTTACCGCCGTTCCCAAACCCAGCAGAAACCTTCCTACGTTGGGTGAGGACAAGATCGAATGGGTCAAAAGATACCTAGGTGGCGATGTTGTAGTGAACATCGTACTCCGCAGGGAGAAGGTGGGTTTCGTAAGGAACAGGGGGTCCGTCCTCATTGACGATAATGCAGGCAATATCAAAGCGTGGAATGAGGCGGGAGGTACCGGGGTTTTATTCACGGATCCGGTTTCTGCGAAAATGTCGCTGGAACGTATCGGAATCAAATGTGGAAAACCCCGGTAA